Genomic window (Leptotrichia sp. oral taxon 212):
AAGTATTCCAATACCATCCACAAATGTATCAGCAAAACTTGATTGATCTCCTGATCCAAAGTATGCTACTTTCTTTCCATTTAAATCAAGACTACCTAGAGCATCTACTGAATCTATCCAGTCAGCTTGCAATTCTCCAAATCCCCAAGTTGAAGTTCCTAGAATTAAAACATCATAATCACCAAGTTTGTCTTCATTCCCTGCGATGTTGTATACATCAGCATCTCCCAGCTGTTCTGCGATTTTGTTTGCAACATCTTCGCATACTCCTGTTGTCGAACCATAAAAAATACCAATTTTTGACATGTCTCATTCCTCCAATATATAAATCTCAATTTACTAATAGAATATACCACATTTTATTTTGATTGTCAAATGTTTGATATTAAAATTTTTTTATCATTTAAATTTTTACTTTTGTGATTTTCTATTTTATACAATAATAAAATATTTTCAGAATTTCTAAAGTTTTGAATTTGTTTTTATAAATTCTATTTTTTTGAAAGAAAAATTCTGTATCCCCCATCAATTGTAACTGTGTCACAATTCTTAAAAATCTCCATCAATTTTTTTTGGGTACTCTTGGCACCATGTTTTGTCTGTATTACACAGTAAAATTCCCCATTTTCATTTAAATGTTCATAGGCTTCCGAATAAATTTTAAATATTATATCTTTTCCTGCCCTGATTGGAGGATTTGACAATATTACATCAAATTTTTCCGTAATTTTTTCAAATGCATCTGATTTTATTATATGATAATCGTTTATACCGTATTTTTTCAAATTTTCCTCGCTCAATTCCAGTGCCCTCTCATTAACATCTGACAAAGTAATCGAAATCTCAGGATAAAATGACTTCAGTATTACAGAAACAACACCATAACCACAACCTATATCCAGAATTTTTATTTTTTTAGCTTCTAATCCCTTATTTTTCTTTAAAAACTCATTTAGCATTAAATCTGTCCCAAAATCAACTTTTGATTTTGAAAACACACCATTATCCGTTATGAATTCAAATTTTTTATTCTGTATTGTATATTTTATCGTCTTTTTTTCAGATTTTATTTCAGGTTTTTCTGAAAAATAATGATTCATTTTTTACACACCTTCTTTTCTTAGCTTTAAAATATTAATCTATTATACATTTTATAATTTTATTTGTAAATATAGCAGTCCACTAACTTGTTTTTCCCTCTTGACAATACTACTAATTAGTGATACATTTGCATATATAAAAACTATTATAGGAGATGATAAAAATGAAAAAAATTGTTGGAATTGAAGGAATGAGCTGTTCTCACTGTGCTAAAAAAGTTGAAGATGCCTTTTACGAACTCCCTGAAACTGAAAATGTAAAAGTAAATCTTGATGATAAAAATGCAGAAATTGAATTCTCTTCAGATATAGATGATAAAATCATTTCAGATTTGATAAAATCTGCCGGATATACAGTTACATGTATAAAAAATGCATAAATTTGTATAGCTTATAATTATTTTTAAGGATGGCGTAATTCGTTGCTAATCACTTCATTGAAGAAAGGGACTGTCTCAAATTTACGAAACAGTCCTCCTTTATTTATTTTAAATTTTTATCAAATATAAAACTTGAAAAGTTTTCGTTGTATTTAGATACCTGAAACTCTATTATCTCATAATCTGCTATTTCTTCAATATAGAACGGATCTTCAAATAAAATTTTTTTTGCTTCTTGTAAATTATCTGAATTGAATAAAATCACTCCACCTGATTCTGGAAAATATTTTTTTCCACTGCATAAAAAATTTCCTTTTGAAAAATATTTATCAAGATATTTTAAATGATCTTCTAAAAATTCATTCACTACTTTTATTGATTTTTTATATCTTAAATTTGCAATAAACATATCTTTTATCTCCTATTCTCTTGTTCTACGAATATGTTCAATGTAATCTCTTGCATTTTTACTAAGTTTATCATCATTTAATTCATTTATATGAGAAGAAACTCCATAAACACTAAAATAGGGCAAATAAATTCCCTGAGCATAATTTACAGTTTCTTCAAATGGAATAAATATCTCATCAAGAGAAAATTTATTTTTTCCCCCATGTCTATAATATTCCATTTTGCCTCCAGCTGTTACAGCTAACCCGATTTTCTTACCTTTTAATTTGTTCCCTTGAGGTCCATAGGCCCAGTTGTATTCAAAGACTTCATCCAACCATTTTTTTAATAAAGGAGGACAATTAAACCAAAATAGAGGAAACTGTAAAATAATATGTTCGTATTGCATCAATAAACTTTGTTCTTTTTGCACATCTATATTCCAATTAGGATATTCTATATACAATTCATGAACTTTTATTTCTTGAGGATATTTAAATAACTCATCCTTCCATCTTTTATTTGCTTTTGATTCATTGATCTTTGGATGAGCTAAAATCACTAAGGTTTTCATAACTATAAACCATTCCTTTCTTTCAATTTGATATTATATTATATATTCTTATACGAAACTTGTAAATACACACAAAAACGTAAGTATATACTTACCTAAAGGTAACTACTGGACTTGCTTTATAAATTATGTAATAATATTCTTACAATAATTATACTAGGAGGTCTACATGAAACAATATATTTTAGGGATTGAAGCAACACTTGAAATTTTTGGAGGAAAATGGAAGGCATTAATAGCATATATTCTTACATTTGGAACAAAAAGAACTGGAGAGCTTCAAAGATTAATTCCCGGTATTTCTCAAAAAATACTCATTGAAAAATTGAAAGAACTTGAAAGAGATGGAATTATCGAAAAACATGTATATGAAGAAATGCCTCCAAAAGTTGAGTATAAATTAACAGAATACGGATATTCATTTTCTAATATTCTATATGCAATGTGTTTTTGGGGAAGAGAAAATATTAAGTTAAGAAAGGAAAAAGGAGAAGATATTATTTTATTGGATAAAAAAGAGGAATTCAATAAAAAATATTAAATATCCCCTTTTATCATTTATTTACTCTAATTCTAATAATTCCATAATATTTTCACCAAGTATTTTAGCTGTTATTTTTTTAGAAGGGCTTAAATATTCTATCATTTGTCTATTAAGCAGTGGATCTCCATAAGGTGCATCTGAACTGAAAAAACATTTTTTGGGAATTTCACTTATTATCATTTTTAATGCAAGTGTTGAAAAAGCTGCTGATAAATCCATATATGCATTTTGAGTATTCTTTACAAATTCTGTCACTTCCATCCAGTTATATCCTCCCATATGTCCAAATATAACAGGAGTATCAGAATATTTTAGAGTAAATTTTTCAATTATTTTTATACCATTTAATGTTACTGGATTAAAAGTATGTATCCATACAGGCAATTTATCATATCCTTCCAGTACTTTAAAAATTGTTTCTAGCTGACTAATTTGTTCATCGTTACCAGGCGTAAATTCTCCTATTCCCTTCAATCTATTTTTTATAATATATCTTTCTATCCATTCTGTCGTTTCCTCAAAAGACATTCCCAATGGCACAGATCCAAATCCATAAAATCTATCAGAATATTTCTCTAATACTGACATCATATCTAAAATATCTTTTTTCATTCTTTTTCTATTTGCTTCAATTGTATTTTTCCCTCCAAGAATATTAAA
Coding sequences:
- a CDS encoding NAD(P)H-dependent oxidoreductase, with product MKTLVILAHPKINESKANKRWKDELFKYPQEIKVHELYIEYPNWNIDVQKEQSLLMQYEHIILQFPLFWFNCPPLLKKWLDEVFEYNWAYGPQGNKLKGKKIGLAVTAGGKMEYYRHGGKNKFSLDEIFIPFEETVNYAQGIYLPYFSVYGVSSHINELNDDKLSKNARDYIEHIRRTRE
- a CDS encoding helix-turn-helix domain-containing protein → MKQYILGIEATLEIFGGKWKALIAYILTFGTKRTGELQRLIPGISQKILIEKLKELERDGIIEKHVYEEMPPKVEYKLTEYGYSFSNILYAMCFWGRENIKLRKEKGEDIILLDKKEEFNKKY
- a CDS encoding flavodoxin, which produces MSKIGIFYGSTTGVCEDVANKIAEQLGDADVYNIAGNEDKLGDYDVLILGTSTWGFGELQADWIDSVDALGSLDLNGKKVAYFGSGDQSSFADTFVDGIGILNDEIEKTGATVVGHTSTDGYDFNESKALVDSQFLGLAIDEVNQSDLTDERIEAWTTELKKVL
- a CDS encoding heavy-metal-associated domain-containing protein — translated: MKKIVGIEGMSCSHCAKKVEDAFYELPETENVKVNLDDKNAEIEFSSDIDDKIISDLIKSAGYTVTCIKNA
- a CDS encoding class I SAM-dependent methyltransferase, translating into MNHYFSEKPEIKSEKKTIKYTIQNKKFEFITDNGVFSKSKVDFGTDLMLNEFLKKNKGLEAKKIKILDIGCGYGVVSVILKSFYPEISITLSDVNERALELSEENLKKYGINDYHIIKSDAFEKITEKFDVILSNPPIRAGKDIIFKIYSEAYEHLNENGEFYCVIQTKHGAKSTQKKLMEIFKNCDTVTIDGGYRIFLSKK
- a CDS encoding YciI family protein; amino-acid sequence: MFIANLRYKKSIKVVNEFLEDHLKYLDKYFSKGNFLCSGKKYFPESGGVILFNSDNLQEAKKILFEDPFYIEEIADYEIIEFQVSKYNENFSSFIFDKNLK
- a CDS encoding amidohydrolase family protein, whose product is MIIDSHEHLMLPSELQIEKMNEAGVDKTILFTTTPHPEKVSTLTEFKNEISVLFNILGGKNTIEANRKRMKKDILDMMSVLEKYSDRFYGFGSVPLGMSFEETTEWIERYIIKNRLKGIGEFTPGNDEQISQLETIFKVLEGYDKLPVWIHTFNPVTLNGIKIIEKFTLKYSDTPVIFGHMGGYNWMEVTEFVKNTQNAYMDLSAAFSTLALKMIISEIPKKCFFSSDAPYGDPLLNRQMIEYLSPSKKITAKILGENIMELLELE